A genomic window from Silene latifolia isolate original U9 population chromosome 11, ASM4854445v1, whole genome shotgun sequence includes:
- the LOC141612028 gene encoding cryptochrome DASH, chloroplastic/mitochondrial has protein sequence MYMYTLRSSSFQFLLFLQKLAHPSKPTSFLSNPTQNNMMNNSMMTSTSKSVPIQVRNMSTNSVVYNVPSVTDPNEMDDIAGKTFQRYSLSSAVSTKVKRDGKGVCIVWFRNDLRVLDNEALFMAWNSSQTVLPVYCLDPRLFGTTHSFGFPKAGGLRAKFLIECLMDLRKNLRKHGLDLLIRHGKPEEILPVIATTFGAHTIYAQTETCSEEVNIEIRVQKGLHKLLDQSTAQNGAKATKLKLVWDSTLYHLDDLPFDAHDLPDVYTQFRKSVESKCKIRGCIKIPASLGPPPEIEDWGAIPSVDQLGLHYEKADRGLVIIGGESASLCRVHEYFWKKDLVKTYKETRNGMLGADYSTKFSPWLATGSLSPRFIYEEVKRYESERVANDSTYWVLFELIWRDYFRFLSIKCGNSIFHLGGPRKLDYKWSQDSTLFESWKAGKTGYPLVDANMKELAATGFMSNRGRQIVCSFLVRDMGIDWRMGAEWFESCLLDYDPCSNYGNWTYGAGVGNDPREDRYFSIPKQAKVYDPEGEYVTYWLPELKRLPKDKRHFPGFAYLKPIVPLKYGNTYKQGSQEAGSSRKPNRQSRSRNTSYTQ, from the exons ATGTACATGTACACGTTGAGGTCCTCATCGTTTCAATTTCTTCTCTTCTTACAGAAACTTGCACATCCATCAAAACCCACTTCATTTCTCAGCAATCCCACCCAAAATAACATGATGAACAACTCAATGATGACATCAACCTCAAAATCTGTACCAATTCAAGTTAGAAACATGTCAACAAATTCAGTAGTGTATAATGTTCCAAGTGTAACAGACCCAAATGAGATGGATGACATTGCAGGGAAAACATTTCAGAGATACTCCCTTTCTTCGGCGGTGTCGACCAAGGTTAAGAGGGATGGTAAAGGCGTTTGCATTGTATGGTTTCGGAATGATTTGAGAGTATTGGATAATGAGGCCTTGTTTATGGCTTGGAATTCCTCTCAGACTGTTTTGCCTGTTTATTGTCTTGATCCCAGGCTTTTCGGGACTACTCATTCTTTCGGGTTTCCCAAAGCTGGAG GATTAAGAGCAAAGTTTCTCATAGAATGTTTGATGGACTTGAGAAAGAATTTGCGAAAGCACGGCCTTGATCTGCTTATTAGACATGGAAAGCCAGAAGAAATTCTGCCTGTTATAGCCACCACATTTGGAGCTCACACA ATATATGCACAGACTGAAACTTGCAGTGAGGAGGTAAACATTGAGATTCGGGTTCAGAAAGGCCTGCACAAATTATTGGACCAATCCACAGCCCAAAACGGAGCAAAAGCGACTAAGCTGAAACTCGTCTGGGATTCGACTCTCTATCATTTAGATGATCTTCCCTTTGATGCTCATGACTTACCTGATGTCTACACCCAATTCCGAAAG TCTGTAGAATCCAAGTGCAAAATCAGAGGATGCATCAAGATTCCTGCATCACTTGGACCGCCACCTGAAATTGAGGATTGGGGTGCCATTCCTTCTGTCGACCAGCTTGGGTTACACTACGAAAAG GCTGATAGAGGGCTGGTGATTATTGGAGGTGAAAGTGCATCACTGTGCAGAGTCCATGAATATTTCTGGAAAAAG GATCTTGTAAAGACATACAAGGAGACGAGGAACGGAATGCTGGGAGCAGATTACTCAACCAAGTTTTCTCCATGGCTAGCAACCGGAAGTTTGTCTCCACGTTTCATATATGAAGAG GTGAAGAGATACGAGAGCGAAAGGGTGGCAAATGATTCAACATACTG GGTCTTGTTCGAGCTGATATGGAGAGATTACTTCAGGTTTCTGTCAATCAAATGCGGGAACTCAATTTTCCATTTAG GTGGGCCTAGGAAATTAGATTACAAATGGAGCCAGGACAGCACTTTGTTTGAATCATGGAAGGCAGGCAAGACAGG GTACCCATTGGTAGATGCAAATATGAAGGAACTAGCAGCTACAGGATTCATGTCTAACCGAGGTAGGCAG ATTGTGTGTTCATTTCTAGTTCGGGATATGGGAATCGACTGGAGGATGGGAGCTGAATGGTTCGAGTCATGCCTCCTCGATTATGATCCTTGTTCCAATTACGGCAATTGGACTTATGGAGCTG GAGTTGGTAATGATCCTAGAGAAGATCGATATTTCAGCATCCCTAAACAG GCAAAAGTGTATGATCCTGAAGGTGAGTATGTAACCTACTGGTTGCCGGAGCTAAAACGACTCCCTAAGGACAAACGCCATTTTCCGGGATTCGCTTATCTTAAACCCATTGTGCCACTAAAGTATGGGAACACATATAAACAGGGTAGTCAGGAAGCTGGCTCTTCAAGAAAGCCGAACAGACAAAGCAGGTCAAGAAATACGTCATATACGCAATGA